In Devosia litorisediminis, one genomic interval encodes:
- the sucC gene encoding ADP-forming succinate--CoA ligase subunit beta yields the protein MNIHEHQAKELLKSYGAPVAAGVAIFSADDAAAAAQSLPGPLYVVKSQIHAGGRGKGKFKELGPDAKGGVRLAKTVDEVVAFSREMLGNTLVTKQTGDAGKQVNRLYIEDGADIARELYCSLLVNRESGRVSFVVSTEGGMDIEAVAEATPEKIISIDIDPTAGVTDADVAKIVSALALDGDAKADAAKLFPILYKAFVDTDMSMLEVNPLIVMDDGHLRVLDAKVSFDNNAAFRHEELKALRDLSEEDAKEIEASKYDLAYVALDGNIGCMVNGAGLAMSTMDIIKLYGAEPANFLDVGGGATKEKVTAAFKIITADPAVKGILVNIFGGIMRCDVIAEGVIAAVKEVGLEVPLVVRLEGTKVKEGKAILDQSGLNVISADDLDDAAQKIVKAVQG from the coding sequence ATGAACATCCATGAACATCAGGCCAAAGAGCTGCTGAAGTCGTATGGCGCGCCGGTTGCGGCGGGCGTGGCGATCTTTTCGGCGGACGATGCTGCGGCCGCAGCGCAGTCGCTGCCAGGCCCGCTCTATGTGGTCAAGAGCCAGATCCACGCCGGTGGCCGTGGCAAGGGCAAGTTCAAGGAACTGGGTCCAGATGCCAAGGGCGGCGTGCGCCTGGCCAAGACCGTCGACGAGGTTGTTGCCTTCTCCAGGGAGATGCTGGGCAACACGCTGGTGACCAAGCAGACCGGCGATGCCGGCAAGCAGGTCAATCGCCTGTATATCGAAGACGGCGCTGACATTGCCCGCGAGCTGTACTGCTCGCTGCTGGTCAATCGCGAGAGCGGCCGCGTGTCGTTCGTGGTCTCGACCGAAGGCGGCATGGACATTGAGGCAGTTGCCGAGGCGACCCCTGAAAAGATCATCAGCATCGATATCGACCCGACCGCTGGCGTCACCGATGCCGACGTGGCCAAGATCGTCTCGGCGTTGGCGCTCGATGGCGATGCCAAGGCCGATGCGGCCAAGCTGTTCCCGATCCTCTACAAGGCCTTTGTCGACACCGACATGAGCATGCTCGAGGTCAACCCGCTGATCGTGATGGATGATGGTCACCTGCGCGTGCTCGACGCCAAGGTGAGCTTCGACAACAATGCCGCGTTCCGCCATGAAGAACTCAAGGCCCTGCGCGATCTGAGCGAAGAAGACGCCAAGGAAATCGAAGCGTCCAAGTATGATCTGGCCTATGTGGCGCTGGACGGCAATATTGGCTGCATGGTCAATGGCGCGGGTCTGGCCATGTCCACCATGGACATCATCAAGCTCTATGGTGCCGAGCCGGCAAACTTCCTGGACGTTGGTGGCGGTGCCACCAAGGAAAAGGTCACTGCTGCGTTCAAGATCATCACCGCCGATCCGGCTGTGAAGGGCATTCTGGTCAACATCTTTGGCGGCATCATGCGCTGCGACGTGATCGCCGAAGGCGTGATCGCTGCGGTCAAGGAAGTCGGCCTGGAAGTGCCGCTGGTGGTTCGTCTGGAAGGCACCAAGGTCAAGGAAGGCAAGGCGATCCTGGATCAGTCCGGCCTGAACGTGATCTCGGCAGATGACCTGGACGATGCCGCCCAGAAGATCGTCAAGGCGGTCCAGGGCTAG
- the mdh gene encoding malate dehydrogenase, whose translation MARKKIALIGSGQIGGTLAHLAALKDLGDIVLFDIVDGVPQGKALDLSQSAPVEGYDAAITGTSKYEDLKDSDVVIVTAGVPRKPGMSRDDLLEINLKVMEQVGAGIAKYAPNAFVICITNPLDAMVWALQKFSGLPTNKVIGMAGVLDSSRFVHFIADELGVSVQDVNAFVMGGHGDTMVPLARYSTVAGIPLTDIVKMGWMSKEKLEEIIQRTRDGGAEIVGLLKTGSAFYAPATSAIAMAESYLKDKKRVLPAAVYLNGEFGVKGTYVGVPVVIGAGGAEKVVEISLNSAEQKAFDKSVGAVEGLIEACKKIAPKLA comes from the coding sequence ATGGCGCGTAAAAAGATCGCTCTTATCGGCTCAGGTCAGATCGGTGGCACGCTTGCCCATCTGGCTGCCCTCAAGGACCTTGGCGACATCGTTCTGTTTGATATCGTTGACGGTGTGCCGCAGGGCAAGGCGCTGGATCTGTCCCAGTCGGCTCCGGTTGAGGGCTATGACGCCGCGATCACCGGTACCTCGAAATATGAAGACCTCAAGGACTCCGATGTGGTGATCGTCACCGCCGGTGTGCCCCGCAAGCCCGGCATGAGCCGCGATGATCTGCTCGAAATCAACCTCAAGGTGATGGAGCAGGTTGGTGCAGGCATTGCCAAGTATGCGCCCAATGCCTTCGTGATCTGCATCACCAACCCGCTCGACGCGATGGTCTGGGCCCTGCAGAAGTTCTCCGGCCTGCCCACCAACAAGGTGATCGGCATGGCTGGCGTGCTGGACAGCTCGCGCTTTGTGCACTTCATCGCTGATGAGCTGGGCGTGTCGGTGCAGGACGTCAACGCCTTCGTGATGGGCGGTCATGGCGATACCATGGTGCCGCTGGCCCGCTACTCCACCGTTGCCGGCATCCCGCTCACTGACATCGTCAAGATGGGCTGGATGAGCAAGGAAAAGCTTGAAGAGATCATCCAGCGCACCCGTGATGGCGGTGCCGAGATCGTGGGCCTGCTCAAGACCGGTTCGGCGTTTTATGCGCCGGCCACTTCGGCGATCGCGATGGCCGAGAGCTATCTCAAGGACAAAAAGCGCGTGCTGCCCGCTGCCGTCTATCTGAACGGCGAATTCGGGGTCAAAGGCACCTATGTCGGCGTGCCGGTGGTGATCGGCGCAGGCGGTGCCGAGAAGGTCGTAGAGATCTCGCTCAACTCGGCTGAACAAAAAGCGTTCGACAAATCGGTCGGCGCGGTTGAAGGGCTGATCGAGGCCTGCAAGAAGATTGCGCCCAAGCTGGCGTAA
- the sucD gene encoding succinate--CoA ligase subunit alpha, which yields MSILVNKDTKVLVQGLTGKTGTFHTEQALAYFGTQMVGGTHPKKGGEVWTSGLDAARTLPIFTTVAEGREKTGANASVIYVPPAGAAAAIEEAIDAEIELIVCITEGVPVLDMVRVKAKLEKSKSRLIGPNCPGVLTPEECKIGIMPGSIFSKGSVGIVSRSGTLTYEAVFQTTNEGLGQTTAVGIGGDPVKGTEFIDMLEMFLADEATKSIVMIGEIGGSAEEDAAQFLIDEAKRGRKKPMAGFIAGLTAPPGRTMGHAGAVISGGKGGAEDKIAAMEAAGIRMSKSPARIGRTLAEVLKG from the coding sequence ATGTCCATTCTCGTCAACAAAGACACCAAGGTTCTCGTACAGGGCCTGACCGGCAAGACCGGTACATTCCATACCGAACAGGCTCTGGCCTATTTCGGCACCCAGATGGTGGGTGGCACGCACCCCAAAAAGGGTGGCGAAGTGTGGACCAGCGGTCTGGATGCCGCGCGCACCCTGCCCATCTTCACCACGGTTGCTGAAGGCCGCGAAAAGACCGGCGCCAATGCATCGGTGATCTATGTGCCGCCTGCCGGCGCTGCTGCGGCCATCGAAGAAGCGATCGACGCTGAAATCGAGCTGATCGTATGCATCACCGAAGGCGTTCCCGTGCTCGACATGGTGCGGGTCAAGGCCAAGCTGGAAAAGTCCAAGTCGCGCCTGATCGGGCCAAACTGCCCCGGCGTGCTGACACCAGAAGAATGCAAGATCGGCATCATGCCCGGTTCGATCTTCTCGAAGGGCTCGGTGGGTATCGTGTCGCGTTCGGGCACATTGACCTATGAAGCCGTGTTCCAGACCACCAATGAAGGTCTGGGCCAGACCACTGCAGTGGGTATCGGTGGTGATCCGGTCAAGGGCACCGAATTCATCGACATGCTCGAGATGTTCCTGGCCGATGAAGCCACCAAGTCGATCGTGATGATCGGCGAAATCGGTGGTTCGGCTGAAGAAGATGCCGCCCAGTTCCTGATCGACGAAGCCAAGCGTGGCCGCAAAAAGCCAATGGCTGGCTTCATTGCGGGCCTGACTGCGCCTCCAGGCCGCACCATGGGTCATGCTGGTGCCGTAATTTCAGGCGGTAAGGGCGGTGCTGAAGACAAGATCGCGGCAATGGAGGCAGCGGGTATCCGCATGTCGAAGTCGCCAGCACGCATTGGCCGGACGCTTGCCGAAGTCCTCAAGGGCTAA
- the zapE gene encoding cell division protein ZapE, producing MSSSSSQTFPGPVNAAYAALVARGALTADPAQHDAAALLDDVLAGLEAQKPKGLLGKLFDAKTGPVQGLYLHGEVGRGKTMLMDLFFNAAPIEGKRRVHFHEFMDEIHAGMSTFRKSAKGRDADPVEAVVKPILKSGLKLLCLDEMHVHDITNAMLLSRLFEKLFAGGVTLVATSNVVPDELYKDGLNRQLFLPFIALLKAHLTVASLPAAQDYRRMKFAGQHVYAFGTGEAARAEMDRLWLRITGGEPGEPGIVESTGRSIAVPLTALGAARFGFADLCEKPLGSRDFVRIAHQFDSIIVDGVPQMDRTMSNAAKRFILLIDTLYDRGVKLGASFAVPLEELGHDDKTAFEFQRTVSRLIEMQSEDYLGQGLRDAPPAAD from the coding sequence ATGTCATCCAGTTCTTCCCAAACATTCCCCGGCCCGGTCAACGCGGCCTATGCCGCGCTGGTAGCGCGCGGCGCCCTGACGGCGGACCCCGCCCAGCATGATGCCGCCGCACTGCTTGATGATGTGCTGGCTGGCCTCGAGGCGCAAAAGCCCAAGGGGCTGCTGGGCAAGCTGTTCGATGCCAAAACTGGCCCGGTACAGGGCCTTTACCTGCATGGCGAAGTGGGGCGCGGCAAAACCATGCTGATGGACCTGTTCTTCAACGCCGCGCCGATCGAGGGCAAGCGGCGGGTGCACTTCCACGAGTTCATGGACGAAATCCATGCCGGCATGTCGACCTTTCGCAAGAGCGCCAAGGGGCGCGATGCCGATCCGGTCGAGGCGGTGGTCAAACCGATTCTGAAATCGGGGCTGAAGCTGCTGTGCCTTGATGAAATGCATGTGCACGACATCACCAATGCCATGCTGCTGTCGCGGCTGTTCGAAAAACTGTTCGCTGGCGGCGTGACGCTGGTGGCAACGTCCAATGTGGTGCCGGACGAGCTCTATAAGGATGGGCTGAACCGGCAATTGTTCCTGCCCTTTATTGCGCTGCTCAAGGCGCATCTGACGGTGGCATCGCTGCCCGCGGCGCAGGATTACCGGCGGATGAAATTTGCCGGGCAGCATGTCTATGCCTTTGGCACGGGCGAAGCGGCGCGCGCGGAAATGGACAGGCTGTGGCTACGCATTACCGGGGGTGAACCCGGTGAGCCTGGCATTGTCGAAAGCACCGGGCGTTCCATTGCCGTGCCGCTGACAGCGCTGGGAGCGGCACGGTTCGGCTTTGCCGATCTGTGCGAGAAACCATTGGGGTCGCGCGATTTCGTGCGCATCGCGCATCAGTTCGATTCGATCATCGTGGATGGCGTGCCGCAAATGGACCGGACCATGTCCAACGCCGCCAAGCGGTTCATCCTGCTGATCGACACGCTCTATGATCGCGGCGTCAAGCTGGGCGCAAGCTTTGCGGTGCCGCTCGAAGAGCTGGGCCACGATGACAAGACCGCGTTTGAATTTCAGCGGACCGTGTCACGGCTGATCGAGATGCAGTCCGAGGACTATCTCGGCCAGGGGCTGCGCGATGCCCCGCCTGCGGCAGACTAG
- a CDS encoding AprI/Inh family metalloprotease inhibitor, which yields MSIWMRGSFSAAGVAAIALLVAGCTSTGSNTANLNTIGAPQQLQPVQNSTVQQGTLPAIGATGTVAPGLSGQPVLGGVQANTQVAATTTGTPSSIVSLDPLARPVSGAMTTGPEGVWNVVAGAQQCRLNLPMTAKTGTSYFRASAPGCAIPTLAGVAGWQQVGSQLQLYDENGNIAAFLAPSGGRYIGTMGGGQAISMAR from the coding sequence ATGTCGATTTGGATGCGCGGATCGTTTTCCGCTGCGGGAGTTGCAGCAATCGCGCTGTTGGTGGCGGGGTGTACCTCGACGGGATCAAACACAGCCAATCTCAATACGATTGGGGCACCACAGCAATTGCAGCCGGTGCAGAATTCTACAGTGCAACAGGGAACGCTGCCGGCAATCGGCGCGACCGGTACGGTTGCACCAGGCCTGTCTGGCCAGCCCGTGCTGGGCGGGGTTCAGGCCAATACCCAGGTTGCGGCCACAACGACCGGCACGCCATCGTCGATCGTTTCGCTTGATCCACTGGCCCGGCCCGTGTCCGGCGCCATGACCACGGGCCCTGAGGGCGTGTGGAATGTGGTTGCGGGCGCGCAGCAGTGCCGCCTCAACCTGCCCATGACCGCCAAGACCGGGACCAGCTATTTCCGCGCCTCGGCGCCGGGGTGTGCCATTCCGACCCTGGCTGGCGTTGCCGGTTGGCAGCAGGTGGGCAGCCAGCTGCAGCTTTATGATGAGAACGGCAATATCGCCGCGTTCCTGGCGCCAAGCGGTGGGCGCTATATCGGCACCATGGGCGGTGGCCAGGCCATCTCGATGGCGCGCTAA